One window of Medicago truncatula cultivar Jemalong A17 chromosome 2, MtrunA17r5.0-ANR, whole genome shotgun sequence genomic DNA carries:
- the LOC25486689 gene encoding F-box/kelch-repeat protein At3g23880: protein MRISPSKSPLRRKGNTPSPVILPDELVAEVLSFLPVNSLMQLKCVSKSWNSLISDPFFVKLHLIKSSRNPLLSLFSTQSSNNSISAVLTPMPMRCIREITNANHDTKYLLAVEEYYMSVGSCNGLICMLHDSSDVFVYRDLSLRFWNPATRSLSDKLDYFCTSVKELNFKFSYGYDNLTNKYKVVAFRPNEVKVFTLGENIWRNIQSFPVDPYYCTHNPYNCGVYLSNSINWFAVRNHENFVYGRWKDLIVSVDEFVIISLDLGMETYTQLRLPQALNEVPYVMPTVSILMNCLCFTHYSKGNHFVIWQMREFGVEDSWIQLFKFRYQHQRCIGVRHGYCNLLPLHVLENDDTLLLVNGEQFIRYNRRENRLVKLPAINECLYLRYAKHYIESLVSTC, encoded by the coding sequence ATGCGTATTTCTCCATCTAAGTCACCGCTCCGCCGTAAAGGCAACACGCCATCTCCAGTAATCCTCCCTGACGAACTCGTCGCCGAAGTCCTATCCTTCCTTCCCGTTAATTCTCTCATGCAACTCAAGTGTGTGAGCAAATCATGGAACTCGCTTATCTCTGATCCCTTTTTCGTCAAATTGCACCTCATCAAATCTTCAAGAAACCCACTCCTCTCACTATTTTCGACACAATCTTCAAATAATTCCATTTCTGCAGTACTAACTCCTATGCCCATGCGTTGTATACGAGAGATAACCAATGCCAATCATGATACTAAATACCTATTGGCGGTCGAGGAATATTACATGAGTGTTGGTTCCTGCAATGGATTGATTTGCATGCTCCATGATTCTTCAGACGTCTTTGTGTATCGAGATTTATCTCTCCGATTCTGGAACCCAGCCACGAGGTCATTGTCTGATAAACTAGATTATTTTTGCACTTCAGTCAAGGAACTCAACTTCAAATTCTCATATGGTTatgataatttaaccaataaatATAAGGTGGTAGCCTTTCGTCCTAACGAGGTAAAAGTTTTCACTTTGGGCGAAAATATTTGGAGAAATATTCAAAGTTTTCCTGTAGATCCTTATTACTGTACTCATAATCCTTATAATTGCGGTGTGTATTTGAGTAATAGTATTAATTGGTTTGCCGTTCGCAATCATGAGAACTTTGTCTATGGCCGATGGAAAGATCTTATTGTTAGtgttgatgaatttgtgattaTCTCACTTGATTTGGGAATGGAAACATACACGCAGTTGCGCCTCCCTCAGGCTCTTAATGAAGTCCCATATGTTATGCCAACTGTTTCCATATTGATGAACTGTCTTTGTTTTACACATTATTCCAAGGGAAATCATTTTGTTATATGGCAAATGAGGGAATTTGGAGTTGAAGATTCTTGGATTCAATTGTTTAAATTTAGGTATCAACATCAGCGTTGCATCGGTGTTCGCCATGGATATTGTAATTTGTTGCCATTACATGTTCTTGAGAATGATGATACACTATTATTGGTAAATGGAGAACAATTCATTCGTTATAATCGGAGAGAGAATAGACTAGTAAAGCTACCTGCAATTAACGAATGCTTATATTTGCGCTATGCCAAGCATTATATCGAAAGCTTGGTTTCAACTTGTTAA
- the LOC25486690 gene encoding F-box/kelch-repeat protein At3g23880, whose translation MFSCKNKDYSLPNQFITISEDFVLSHYQFNNEDCNRVLGSSNGLICMLSEYIYQYGNVQNFHLRFWNPATRSVSKIVGCVSNAFMDQHDYFRFSFGYDNTTGKYKVVAFSSVEVRVFTLGDKFWRIIQRFPLLPFRCTRTNTNEWDRNGGVYLCNSLNWFAIRSNNVGYNEWKDLNLSIEQFVITSLDLGTDSYTQLLPPRGFDEVPPVMPIVSVLMDCLCFCHYSNGNDFVIWKMTEFRVEESWTKFLKFNFVDRHLIPLFENGYTMLFLSDQGHVVRYNRKDDKVERRKISDDIQRLIAMDYIVSLASTCRKFTTQLQALALLIMMVHGGMIGRKEDWVTGAAISFNYSTNNYVLLDVFLLGFFLSF comes from the exons ATGTTTTCGTGCAAGAACAAAGACTATTCCTTGCCTAATCAGTTTATAACCATTTCCGAAGATTTCGTACTCAGTCACTATCAATTTAATAACGAAGACTGTAACCGGGTTCTTGGTTCCTCCAATGGATTGATATGCATGCTCAGTGAATATATATACCAATACGGTAATGTTCAAAACTTTCATCTCCGTTTTTGGAACCCAGCAACGAGGTCAGTGTCGAAAATAGTCGGCTGTGTTAGCAATGCGTTTATGGACCAGCATGACTATTTCAGATTTTCATTTGGCTACGATAATACAACCGGAAAATATAAGGTGGTGGCATTCAGTTCCGTCGAGGTGAGAGTTTTCACTCTTGGTGATAAATTTTGGAGAATTATTCAAAGATTCCCTCTGCTTCCTTTTCGATGTACTCGTACGAATACAAATGAATGGGATCGAAATGGTGGTGTCTATTTGTGTAATAGTCTTAATTGGTTTGCCATTCGCAGCAATAACGTTGGTTATAATGAATGGAAGGATCTTAATCTTAGTATTGAGCAATTTGTGATTACCTCTCTTGATTTGGGGACAGACTCGTACACACAGTTGCTGCCTCCTCGGGGATTCGATGAAGTACCGCCTGTTATGCCAATTGTTTCTGTGTTGATGGATTGTCTTTGTTTTTGTCATTATTCCAACGGAAATGATTTTGTTATATGGAAAATGACAGAATTTAGAGTTGAAGAGTCTTGGACTAAGTtccttaaatttaattttgtagaTCGTCATTTGATCCCATTATTTGAGAATGGCTATACAATGCTATTCTTAAGTGATCAAGGACACGTAGTTCGCTATAACAGGAAAGATGATAAAGTAGAGCGTAGAAAAATCAGTGATGACATTCAAAGGCTTATTGCAATGGATTATATCGTAAGTTTGGCTTCAACTTGTAGAAA GTTTACAACCCAGCTTCAAGCACTAGCGTTATTGATAATGATGGTGCATGGTGGAATGATTGGAAGAAAGGAAGATTGGGTCACTGGAGCTGCAATATCTTTCAATTATAGCACAAACAATTATGTTCTTCTTGATGTGTTTCTTTTAGgttttttcttgtctttttaA